One stretch of Lemur catta isolate mLemCat1 chromosome 2, mLemCat1.pri, whole genome shotgun sequence DNA includes these proteins:
- the NFKBIL1 gene encoding NF-kappa-B inhibitor-like protein 1 isoform X4, with translation MGIKNKDGETPGQILGWGPPWDSAEEEEEDEASKEQEWRQKLQGELEDEWQEVMGRFEGEESTAIHSCPPSPLAAGLCLCMRAPLLCLPATRGPPPPHSLLPTTPILPFQTDDASRETQEPESFSAWSDRLAREHAQKRQQQQQREAEGSCRPLRAEGSSHSWQQQEEEQRLFRERARAKEEELRESQARRAQEARGDQGPEPARARPRAEHPRGVGRGNLWRFGDVPWPCPGGGDPEAMAAALVARGPPLEEQGALRRYLRVQQVRWHPDRFLQRFRSQIETWELGRVMGTVTALSQALNRHAEALK, from the coding sequence ATGGGAATAAAGAATAAGGATGGGGAGACCCCTGGGCAAATTCTGGGCTGGGGACCTCCCTGGGATTCtgctgaagaggaggaagaagacgaGGCTTCCAAGGAACAGGAGTGGAGACAGAAGCTGCAGGGCGAGCTGGAGGACGAGTGGCAGGAGGTCATGGGGAGGTTCGAAGGTGAGGAGTCCACTGCCATCCACAgctgccctccttccccactggCCGCGGGCCTGTGCCTCTGCATGAGGGCgcccctcctctgtctccctgcCACTCGGGGCCCACCACCTCCTCACAGCCTCCTTCCAACTACCCCCATCCTGCCCTTCCAAACAGATGACGCTTCCCGTGAGACCCAGGAACCCGAGTCCTTCTCAGCCTGGTCAGATCGCCTGGCCCGGGAGCATGCCCAGAagcgccagcagcagcagcagcgggaaGCAGAGGGATCCTGTCGACCCCTGCGGGCTGAGGGCTCCAGTCATAGCTGGCAGCAGCAGGAAGAGGAGCAGCGGCTCTTCCGCGAGCGAGCCCGGGCCAAGGAGGAAGAACTGCGTGAGAGCCAAGCCAGGAGGGCGCAGGAGGCTCGCGGGGACCAAGGGCCAGAGCcggccagggccaggcccagggcagagcatcccagaggggtggggaggggcaacCTCTGGCGCTTTGGCGAtgtgccctggccctgccctgggggaggggacccAGAAGCCATGGCTGCAGCCCTGGTGGCCAGGGGCCCCCCCCTGGAGGAGCAGGGGGCTCTGAGAAGGTACTTGAGGGTCCAGCAGGTTCGCTGGCACCCTGACCGCTTCCTACAGCGATTCCGAAGCCAGATTGAGACCTGGGAGCTGGGCCGCGTGATGGGGACAGTGACAGCCCTTTCTCAGGCCCTGAATCGCCATGCAGAGGCCCTCAAGTGA